Within the Arachis duranensis cultivar V14167 chromosome 10, aradu.V14167.gnm2.J7QH, whole genome shotgun sequence genome, the region aactctactgcacaaaaatcatcagattttggataccacaagccataatcacatgttcccttaatgtatctaatgatgcgctTAACAGCCGAAAGATgagattcttttgggtgagattgaaatcttgaacatacatccacactttgaacaatatccggtctagaggaggtaagaTACATTAATGAACCAATCATTTCCCTATACCGTGTTTCATCCACATATTtgccatcatcatctttttcaagtttattgtttggatgcattggtgttcctattggtttagaattttctaggccaaactttttgataagttcttttgcatacttttcttggtgaataaaagtaccactaggagtttgtttaatttggaggccaagaaagaaggttagctctcccattaaactcatttcaaactcactagtcatgagttttccaaactcttcacacaaggactcattgaccgatccaaacacaatatcatccacataaacttgaactagaattatatcatcattagatgctttaatgaataaagttgtatccgtggtacccctttgaaattgattttccaataggaaggcactaagcctttcataccaagttcttggagcttgtctaagaccataaagagccttagttagtttgaaaacatgatttggaaaatctttatgttcaaaactGGGGGGTtgtgccacatacacttctctatcaataaagtcattaaggaaagcacatttaacatccatttgaaacattttgaaacccttatgggcagcataggcaagaagcaatctaattgcttccattctagctactggagcaaaagactcattaAAATCTATTCCCTCTTCTTGATCATAACATTGGGCCattaatctagccttgttacgaacaacttgtccatcctcaccaagtttatttttaaacacccacttagtacccgtaactttcttaccatccggatgaggtactactgtccaaacctcattcttgttgaattgagcaagctcctcttgcatggcCTTGACCCATGATGGGTCTTCAAGAGCTTCTTTCACATTAttgggctccatttgtgacaaaAATGCAAAGTTGCTTGATTCGAATTGTCTTTTGGTTGAGGATCTTGTTGTCACtccttgagagggatcaccaatgatgaagtcatgaggataacccctcatagacttccattctctaggcttcctttgtggtgttgagctttgatgagtttctgttggtctcactgtttcagtttctCGTGCTGgttcaggagacaaaatggaaatgtctcCTCCAATCTGACGAGACAATTCTGGACTAGCAGATTCTTCAATTTAGGCagacttgggattttctttgcttgttccaGCTCTTTCACAATCTGAATCACTATCTATCACAGTATtgggaattaagttagaatcacaaaaagtaacatgcatggattcctctatggttctatgTTCTTTAAGGTAAATCATATAGGCCTTGCTAGTGGTggagtatccaacaaacattccttcataagattttggatcaaacttaccaagattttctttgttgttaagtacaaaacatttgcatccaaaaacatgaaagtacttaagatttggaggggttcctttccatagctcataaggagttcttttcaaccctttttctaattattgtcctattcaaaatataacatgctgtatttacagcttcagcccatagaAATTTAGGAACATCATTCTCACATAACAcagccctagtcatttcttgaaggcttctattccttctttcaacaaccccattttgttgaggtgttctagggcatgaaaaattatgagaaattccaaagtcatcacagaatttttcaaaatcttggttttcaaattcttttccgtgatcacttctcaaatgagcaattttcaaatcattttcattttgaattttcttacaAAGGGTGGAGAAGGCATAAAATgcatcattcttatgagcaaggaaaagtacccaaccaaatctagagtaatcatctaccactactaaaccatagtgtttacctcctaaactttgtgttcttgttggaccaaaaagatcaatgtgtaacatctctaatggccttttggttgaaattccatcttttagtttaaaagaagatttaacttgtttgcctaattgacaaACATCACAAGTtagatccttatcaaatttgattttaggaaTTCCTCTAACTAGATTTTTCTtcactagcttagaaatttggtacatgctagtaTGATCTAACTTTCTATGTcatagccatttttcagattcaagagatgtaaaacatgttacattttgttcttttaagtcctcaagagttaatccatacacattgttgcatcttttAACTTCAAAAAGAATATCTCCAGTTTTTTTACAAACAACCAAGCacacaaattttctaaaaattacttcaaaacctaaatcacacaattgacttacactaagtaaattatgtttcaaaccatttacaagaagaatatcatttatacaagatgaaaagcttttaccaatttttccaacggccactatctttccttttccatcatcaccgaaagtgacaagacctccatcatactcatcaagctttatgaaaaATGTTGTCTTTCcagtcatatgcctagagcatccgctgtccatgtaccacatattttccttcctcttggatgctaggcacacctacaaaataagctcaagtgaccttaggtatccaaattttcttggatcctttcacgttaaatcatctcctatgtcccaaatcattgtaatcaaaaacaactttataaactttatcaccaatcattttttcaccaaagaaacacTGAACAAGAAAATGACCGCTTCGGTTGCATAACCTACAAAaccttggagttgctgttttgttaaagtaggtaggatcttgaaaccttgtgtcattggatgaagaagctttatctttaaaagaaggtttcttatcagatttataaaaccccaaactagctttatcaaagagtggtttttgactagccaaaatttaatttagatttgcagaactttgagtaaatttggctaagtcattttcaagatttttaacctttttcagcaactcttcattttccttaAAACAGTTTACATATGCAACTACCGAGTGATCACTTTCACAACTTCTAAGTTGAGCTTtcaactgcttattttcttccacaagatcacaagcagtttcggcctcccttaacttttctttgagaaaattattttcaactttaagaatgaaaatttgttgttcaagatcttgattatCAGTCAgaaaaacatcttattttttcagaaaggtgatctatcataagatgaaggtcttcagtgtcAGGGTTTTGAAAAATACCTGATCTACATGATTTGACATGAGACAAGGCTGTGACTTGGTCTCAGATTCTTCATCACtgtctgagtcattttccaagtcttcccatgatgccatcagacccttcttcttctttcccccTTTTtgcttctcctctttctttaaCTTGGGACAGTCAAATTTGAAGTGTCTCATTTCCTTGCAGTTGTAACAAgttactttgctaaggtctttctttattttccttgagctgctgcctttgcctttgaacttcaccattttcctaaattttttggcaaataacacaaattcattttcagaggagttatcactagattcatcatccagggggttagttacagaagaaaaagcaattcttttcttttttgactcttttttcaaataagtgttttcaaaagcaagaaggtttcctctcaaatcatcaagtgtcatggaatcAAGGTTACTGCtcttagaaataattaaagcttttgtttcccactctttagtgagacatctcagcactcttctcacaagcacaTAATTGGAATGTACTattcccatagcatccaagcccACAATGATGGTGTTGAATcgttcgaacagttcatcaatggattctcattccttcattgtaaacatttcatactccctgtttaacatgtctatctgagtcttctttacaatggtggttccttcatgagtgatttgcaaTTTATCCCAGATTTCCTTTGTCATTGTACATCGTGATACCCATCGGTActcctcaaagctgatagcacagttgagtaGATTAACagccttggcatttaactctattTTCATTCTGTCTTCTTCGGTCCAGCTTGCTTTAGGCTTAAGAGtgactactccttcagcacttgtgtTGATCAGAAATTGAGGACCCTCCAGGATAATCTTCCATAGTCTGTAGTCTACTGCTTGcacaaagatcttcattctctccttccaataggtgtAGTTTTTCCCAGAGAAAAGAGGcggtctgttgcttgactgtCCTTCTGTAAGGTTATAGGACACCAGATTTGAACCACTGCTTTCTGCCATgaggatcttttctccaagctgcaaagcttgatctctttgagaccaagctctgataccaattgatggtttcagtggctaagagaaggggggttgaatcttagccccttttttgcTTGATTACACTTTCTGGTCTTGGAGAAGacatttttgtctcgtccctagccacgagactttttatttttgtctcgtcacttagcacgagatatttttggttttagctcctgtgcagtagaaacagaaatggagtagtagagaacgaagattacacccagatatatcctggttcagctgctaagtgcaatgcagcctacatctagtctccatcacaactatgatggaatttcactataatcaatctgattacaaactgtaaagtgctaacccaacttacaaggagattcccacagaatcatgaaacacaacatagatgaacaaaggaactctaagacatctatggctttttcttttaattttgcactctctgcctctttccgctctatggctttttcatacaaacctcactgtttaccttttttccatgagactcaagacatgacaaaattaaacagaaaaatactaaacagaatacattgaaggagaagaaaatttgtaagcttaggtagctatgagacttctgtgccttgcactctcaaactttctcccttgaatcaaaccgtgactgttcaccccttttatagagaagagaagccttcacagttgaaacaaaaccaagcttaacttctttttcttcaaaacagaaccggttcggccacagagagagaagaggtaactcatgcaaaacccaacatgcaaatacctctagttctttcttggtcatcactcttcatcaatccgagcgctccatccttggcttgctctccaagatggatttctggcccttgatgcttcatgatgatgatggcttcatctgctccaatctctgcctcttccatcacttcgccactctagctacttcttgtggtggttgagcagaatcagagacaagccatgcctccaaaGATCTCCTACTTGCTGGCCGAAtatccttctttcttttttagtaTGAAGAGCTCGAGATTACCTCATCAAATCTTACCGCTTTTGGTGAAAatctcagccacaacatacttttattttgttatgttttcttgccatcatcatGATGGTCTTGAGACGTGCTCCATCTTCTTTTCGGTGAGTAGGTGTATCTTCCATGGCTTCCTGGACAATGAccgaaagagaagagagaaagagatgagagagaataaaCAACTTGGAAGGAAAGCAATTGAATGAATTAATCAATGTAATTACaaagttgcttttacttcccttagaGTGGCGTGCAGCACTTAGTAAATCAATCATGTCACTCatattctctctctcatttatgtttccaatgctaccaaattaaaatttggaATCCATCCTTAATGAGAAATAGAATCCGTTGGAGAGCATAAGGCAAATggtaacatttgctttcctgatggatTTTGAATCATGCATTGGATCTTAGCATAGATCTTGGgcttataataataaaatcaatttgGCCCATTATAACTAGCTTCAGccacaaattaatttaaacatTCAAGGCTGAGCAAATAGTAAAACATTTGGGCTCATCAATTTTGTTTCGGCCCAAATTCAATTCAGCCATACTCATCAATGTATTCTTGTATTAAATCAAGGCCGAGTATAATTGGACTTGTACCAAAATTCTATTTTCGGCCCATGAAGAAATCTGCACAGCAAAAGTTATTACAATTAACATACTTTAATCaagaataatttaataattttgctgttaataatgtttgattaaAATCCTGctatttatatacattttttgTTTCCTGACTCACCTGTTCTTTAATTGTGGAGCAGTTGGGAGAAGAGGCTCTTTGGTCAAGTTAAGTTAAGTAATACTACtacttgtttatttttatatgaaatttaaggcattaaatatttatatttgggTGTCTTGTGTGCTATTTGGTAATGTTTGTGTGGTGTTGTCAGATTTGCTAGGAATAAGAAAGGAATTGGTGTCTTCAAAGGCAATGAGAAAGATGGAAAGTGAAAAGGTGTCAAAAGACCCTAATAAACCAAAGAGACAACTTAGTGATTTCTTCATTCAGTGTGAAAGGGTAAGTCATTCTTCACggtctttacttttttttttcatcatattATATGCTAATTCTGAATGCATCTTGCTGGTTGTCTTATGCTTAATTGTGCATGATGCATcttgctttaattcttttaattaaaaaaattactaagaTTTAAAAACTAAGAAAGGATAAGCTatctttcataattttaaaatcacaaattaattattttgtacaGAATTTATACATACACGAAAGAGGACTAatgtgtttatttttatttgatatctTCTATATCTTTAAGGttatttctttgttattttttatgggTCTTATtctgttttgtttattttttttatttcttgattgaatgatctatttttttgttttttgtttctgTGGGATAACTACTCGaaattgttattaatatatGAGTTCCATATTGATTTTATAAGTatcataaacattttttttctgatttttgcAGTGAAAGGAATTCATAGTTAGatttatatttgtctttttatttttttcttctaattaaTATTGTGTTTTAACTTAATAACGGAATTTCATTTGTATAATTAACACTGTTGttgtaaattttataatatatcgGCTTTTATTTAAGTCCTAACAAGTATTTTCACAAAAgacttaattatttttataacagAATAATATGTGAAAATGCAGgatgtaattaattaattacccgCTAATTCATCAAGACGATAAGTAGAATTAGAAGCAAAGTAGTTTAATTCCATGAAATAATTAAATGGATCATTATTCAGATCATATATTGTTGAATGAGGAAATACTCAAATTTTACATATATCATCTCAATAACTTtagaaaaatttaatgataTATGGAAAATTTATAGACCACATTGCCTCTTGTTACAATTTGTGTACTTTTTCTCATATTTTCTTTCCATGAATAAATTGTTTGTAAAAGTACAATGACTCTTTAGGCTTATATTCTGGAACAGTGTGGCCAGCTCCCTGTATCGAATGTAACAAAATAGAGTCAACATACATCAATCTAATATAATTTagcataaaatttaatttattttgtatacaAACCTTTATGGTTAAAAATGTAAGATTGAATTCGTATCCTTGTGTAAACCTTAACCAAGAAAGGAAacttaattaatcaaattttgttGGATCAAATTCATAAGATTGTTAATAAAAGATCATATTCCCATAGTTATCAAATTCAATTCGATTCGGTCCAGGAGCGGAGCTACATACTGGGAAAGGGGGCAATGGcccccctaattttaattttttacatgtaaactatatgtaaatttcagtttagtcctcctcaaaaatttattttaatattattttattgtgtaaataattttatccttcttctaatattttttttagctcCACCCCTAATTCGGTCGGTTAGATCAAAAACCTGGTTATCTGCAATTTAGGTTGGGTCATTATTTTAATCTTAGGACAAAAATCAAAAGTAGTTTTTTGTCTTTTACTAATTCATgtgtataaattataaaaaaatataagtgcaAACTGTATTAATTTATGCGtgtaaattctaataaatatatatacaaactaTATGCTTTTTGTGTATAAAACTCTTATAAATTTAaatgtaaattattattaattaaatattgacaaaaaaaacaATATTTACCGATCATATAACATTGCTCATAAAATTATACACTTACCCGGCAACTTGACCATCTATAAACCAAGGCCTCCATTCATCTATAATCTGATATCCCAATGAACTTGTCCATGCTTGGCTTCCAGTATATGGAACACACAAGTCATGATCACCACTGCCAACACACAATAGTTTTTGCATTCTTACTTGTTAATTAAGCAACCAAAAAGTAGATGATTTGGAATTCAACATTTTAGAATTTACTAgcacaatttattatttttggccaaCAGTAAAACAGTAAATCTATTAATGTTCAAATGTACCAATAAAATACTAGTATAAGTAAAAAATTGTTgacttttaaacttttttttctcttttatatgtgttaattttttgtaggatgaaaataaatttgagaAAATTCACCTAAATATAAGTGCTCGATAACCGCTGAAAGTTAGGTATTGGTGATACTTGATCATGCTTCCAAGAGTATGGTGGTAAGAAAGTTGGTCCGTGCATAACACCCATTTGTTAACCAAACTTTTCTGTTTTGATACAAtcataattataatttgttagtACTTTTTGTGCTTTTCAACAAGGGAGATATTGAAAacgttttttttataaatatattttttaataattaaaatttgacacataTAATCGgttaaattgtgttatttttgtcaaaattaagttagacaaattaatttgaccaaaaaatgatgaatcaaatcttgaactggtctaagttaatattattttttttataaaaaatgattacaataccttattatagaaaatgactaaaatacttttattatatatattaattttgagaatcttaaattttatatatatatatatatataatgagaaTATTTTAATCATTCTCTATAATAAAggtattatagttattttttataaaaaaaataatattaatttagatcagtTCAATAtttgattcaccattttttcggttaaatcaatttgtctagcctaattttgacaaaaataacatgatttaatcgattatatatgttaaattttaattactgaaaaacatctttaaaaaaaagacattttaggCGTGTTTATCTGAGTGACTCCCTTTTAATAaatagtttattttaaaaaattaaatcgaCAGGAtaagatatataaataattatatttttaatatattacaataaaaaaaatctcttttgaatataataaagattgaatttaaaaaatttttattataaaaattttaatattatgtcaTAAAATACTTATACTAAaagtttaatataatataagttAGAGTAATATATGAAGATATATAAATTGTTATATTTCTAACAATgctataacataattttttgagAAATCTTACATCTGCTGTGTGAATTGCTTTTCTAACTGCATCATTGTTCAACCATAGGAAAGCAACTTCATCATCCTAAGGATCATAATGACTtgtcattttattttacaaacATGGAATAATGATTAATGTAGGAGATCACAGGAAATATAAATCAATAATGTTGGAAATTGAAAGTGGGTATATACTTTATAAATACGTTTGGTTTacgtttttattttaatatttttattttaaattttttatgataaaaataataaaattttattttctacttttactttatattttttttcttttctttatagctcacaaaattttaaaaataaaaatattaaaaattaaaacaaaaaataaaaacacaaataaaaaatatctttataaataACAACTTTCCAAAATGTTGGTTTCCTTTCAATTCATAGAAAATGCAATGCTTAACAAGGATGAAAAAACTTAATTATAccgaatgatgatgatgatgatgttcaagtgcaattaattttatgtgaagttgataatcgAGTGTCATCAAATGATTTGACAggtttgactaaattatcatttaacgACTTTCAACTATTAACTTCACGTAAATTTGTAACTGAGTTTTCACCTAAAAAAATTGCAAAGCAAATTAAAGTAACATACAGTGCATGGAACATTAGCACCTCCATGGATGAGTTGTGGCCAAGATGGGACAATTCCATTTTTGACAATAGCTCCATGAGGCCATGCACGACCAAACATTCTCTTCCTAACTGGCAAACCTCTCTCTGATACACCCAATTGCTTAAAGCTTTCTGGCAACCTATTATTATTAGATCTTGTCCTTGTGTCTGTTCCATTGCTATGGTAACATGGTTCCAAAATGTTATATATGTTTAGCCCACTAATAAGCTGAAATAACCATAATCATCATTAATTAGAGCATTAGAGAACAATATTATAGGAACGGGCTAGCCCGGCCCATTAGGCCCGACCCATTAAATTTATGGGTTAAATGCACTGGTCCATTTAAGTTTGTTTTACGGATCGTTTATGGTCAGTTTGATGGGTTAAACGGGCTAGCtcatttatcatttaattttatttttaaaagaatattttgacaaaaaataccaCTTTtaggtcaaaatttttaaaaataacaattttttagTTGATTGGTTGAATTTTCGGGTCAGATCGAAAGAAATATCGggtaaaaatgtttttttttaaagaaaaataaacggGCCACCTATTAGCCCGCAAGTTAGTCCATTTAACCCAtcattttttttggattaatcAGGCTCAACCCGTTTAATCCGAAATTTAAATGGgcttaattttagaaataaaaccCGCCCATTTAAATAGATAAATGGACTGACTTGATGAGTTTAGCCTATTTTGACGCCCTAATAATTGAATTACCTGGTTTACTTTAAGAAGTTGTAATGCGCAATCCTTAGTTTGAGGATTGTAGTAGCTTTCTTTGCAAACACTTTCTGTCTCCTACATCATGTACCATTTTATAATGAAGAAACTTCCTAATTgaatattaacttaaaaaatgttaaattatataataatttttcttaatataacttttttgaaaaaataaaaaatgagccAACCTGTTTAATTCGTCAATTGGACTAGTCAAGTCgaaccaatatttttttaacccgtcaaaaaataatggataaacctgatttttcaaatttattcaGACTCGCTCACTCCTTTGACAACTCTggtatttagggtttagggataaATTAAACTAGGTTAATATAATACAAAGTTGTGATAACTAATGATATACCTTGAATATTTCTTCAGAAATAAGACCCATCCCATATGCAAACGGAACAAGAGCATTGCCATCAAATTTATCATCACAAACACCATTTCCTATCATGTAACCCtacaatagaaatataaatgaaTTCGGATTGTATTAGGTACCAACTTGAAACCATATATAAtatggtgaaaactcaggtgcagtcgacttcacgtgaagttgatacttaAGAACCGTTAGATGATtggactgatttgactaaattttcatctaacggctctcaaatatcgacttcacctgagttttcaccataTAATATACATGTGAATTGTGATCACTTAATAAAGTAAAGGATCAAGAccttgaaatttatttttgactGCATCCTTGCATCTTCGTCAATTATTCCTgagaaagatagaaaaaaaaatataataattgtgATTCTAAATTCTAACACATGAAATTCAACACTTTCAGTTTAATTTCATGACATAAGTTATTACCTTTCACTATGTTATTAGCAAGAGTAGGCACATAAATCCCAGCAAATGATTCTCCAGCTAAGAAAAATTGGTTGTGTTGGAACTCAGGGTACAGTTGAAACCACTGGTTTAATTTGTTCAGGAATAAAAGCATAAGCATTCATTGATTTTAttcgaatatttttattttattttatttttcgaaaatagtaaatagatctctaattactttttcatatgaacaaataaatttttaacataaattaaatactTATATATCTTGGTTTTTGAGTCATATAAATTTGTTTATTGAAATTCatggatttttttattagtgaTCAAGAacacataaatatttaattttaaggtacgtatttttatcataaaatagttttttacATACATCTAATGATCAAATAAAATCACATcgatcaat harbors:
- the LOC107472025 gene encoding serine carboxypeptidase-like 20 is translated as MVGAIRIVSLFLFHFFLVTQSAPTKNLVNQVPGFDGKLPSKHYAGYVTVDEDHGKNLYYYFVESESDPKKDPVVLWLNGGPGCSSFDGFVYEHGPFNFEKPKAKGVLPKLTLNKYSWSKVSNIIYLDSPAGVGFSYAKNESAYETGDIRVAHDTHVFLLKWFQLYPEFQHNQFFLAGESFAGIYVPTLANNIVKGIIDEDARMQSKINFKGYMIGNGVCDDKFDGNALVPFAYGMGLISEEIFKETESVCKESYYNPQTKDCALQLLKVNQLISGLNIYNILEPCYHSNGTDTRTRSNNNRLPESFKQLGVSERGLPVRKRMFGRAWPHGAIVKNGIVPSWPQLIHGGANVPCTDDEVAFLWLNNDAVRKAIHTADKSLVNKWVLCTDQLSYHHTLGSMIKYHQYLTFSGYRALIFSGDHDLCVPYTGSQAWTSSLGYQIIDEWRPWFIDGQVAGFTQGYEFNLTFLTIKGAGHTVPEYKPKESLYFYKQFIHGKKI